From Erigeron canadensis isolate Cc75 chromosome 8, C_canadensis_v1, whole genome shotgun sequence, one genomic window encodes:
- the LOC122580428 gene encoding epoxide hydrolase A-like isoform X1, whose translation MELMMKMGDVNHHRIKTNGIWMHVAEKKGQGPFVLLLHGFPETWFSWRHQIAHLASHGYHVIAPDLRGCGDSDCPLSPSSYTMFQIVGDLIGILDHFNQQEVLSNTIFFSPTLHVFVVGHDWGATAAWHLSLFRPERVKGMVAISVPFFPRNPDVKPSDFCKSFGDDFYMCQFQEAGRAERAFAKYDSLTVIKKFLSLNKTDILIAPPGMEIIDYLETPSHLPSWITEEELQVYADKFQESGFTGGLNYYRAVDQSWELEAPWQGSKITVPSKLIVGDKDTGFESFTKVYIDGDIQKALVPDIEVVILDGHHFIHQEKSQEVSDQILSFFQKLA comes from the exons ATGGAATTAATGATGAAGATGGGTGATGTAAATCACCATAGAATCAAAACCAATGGAATATGGATGCATGTAGCAGAGAAAAAAGGCCAAGGACCGTTCGTGCTTCTCCTACATGGCTTCCCTGAAACATGGTTTTCATGGCGTCATCAGATCGCTCACTTAGCTAGCCATGGTTACCATGTGATTGCACCTGACCTCCGAGGCTGTGGTGACTCTGACTGCCCACTCTCCCCTTCTTCCTACACTATGTTCCAGATAGTAGGCGATCTCATTGGCATTCTTGATCACTTCAATCAACAGGAGGTCCTATCTAACactatttttttctctccaaccttacat GTGTTTGTGGTGGGACATGATTGGGGGGCAACAGCTGCTTGGCATCTTAGTCTTTTCAGACCAGAAAGAGTCAAAGGAATGGTTGCTATCTCTGTTCCATTCTTTCCTAGAAACCCAGACGTTAAGCCTAGTGATTTCTGCAAATCATTTGGAGATGATTTTTATATGTGCCAGTTCCAG GAAGCAGGAAGAGCAGAGAGAGCTTTTGCAAAATACGATTCGCTGACAGTTATCAAGAAGTTTTTGTCGCTCAATAAGACCGATATACTGATAGCACCTCCCGGAATGGAGATTATTGATTACCTTGAAACACCTTCACATTTACCATCGTGGATTACTGAAGAGGAGCTCCAAGTATATGCAGACAAGTTTCAAGAGTCTGGATTCACTGGGGGACTAAACTATTATCGTGCTGTGGACCA GTCCTGGGAGCTGGAAGCGCCATGGCAAGGGTCAAAGATAACAGTACCATCAAAGCTAATTGTTGGAGATAAAGATACTGGATTTGAAAGTTTTACGAAGGTTTACATTGATGGAGATATTCAGAAAGCATTGGTACCTGATATCGAAGTTGTCATACTTGACGGCCACCATTTTATTCATCAAGAGAAATCTCAAGAAGTTTCTGATCAAATCTTgtctttctttcaaaaactaGCTTAA
- the LOC122579434 gene encoding CDK5RAP1-like protein: MAASSMFTIKLHPKIHSFNNRSPLIIIPSFLLLSKPQLTPPHQHFIRKTIPTCYFSSKSTPISFFDNKNKNNNPPSFHHFLAQAQSTASDTTLPAVPYNLNDVPSSEVLPRGRIYQETYGCQMNVNDMEIVLSVMKTAGYNEIVSEPESAEIIFINTCAIRDNAEQKVWQRLNYFWFLKRHWKSNVATGRSNSFRPPKVVVLGCMAERLKDKILDSDKMVDVVCGPDAYRDLPRLLEEVDNGQKGINTLLSLEETYADISPVRISKTSISAFVSVMRGCNNMCSFCIVPFTRGRERSRPVESIVKEVAELQKEGVKEVTLLGQNVNSYNDACDEEVEPNVDWKLSDGFSSKCKVKKVGLRFADLLDRVSLEFPEIRFRYTSPHPKDFPDELLYIMRDRHNICKNIHLPAQSGNSNMLERMRRGYTREAYLELVQKIRRIVPDVGLTSDFICGFCDETEEEHQDTLSLVRAVGYDMAYMFAYSMREKTHAHRNYSDNVPEDVKQRRLTELIEAFRESTGQCFDSQIGSVQLVLVEGPNKRAPETELIGKSDRGHRVIFSSLPVPNWVDTDGDRIPKVGDYVEVRILKSSRASLFGAALGITTMSSFYNVAQQEAVASL; encoded by the exons ATGGCGGCTTCATCGATGTTCACCATCAAACTCCATCCCAAAATACATTCTTTTAATAACAGGTCCCCTCTTATTATCATCCcctcctttttattattatcaaaaccACAATTGACACCACCCCATCAACATTTCATCAGAAAAACTATCCCCACTTGTTATTTCTCTTCAAAATCCACCCCCATTTCTTTTTttgataacaaaaacaaaaacaataatccCCCAAGCTTTCACCATTTTCTTGCTCAAGCTCAGTCTACTGCTTCCGATACCACTCTACCTGCTGTTCCTTATAATCTTAA TGATGTTCCGTCCTCTGAAGTTCTCCCAAGAGGACGTATCTATCAAGAAACCTATGGATGCCAGATGAATGTCAACGATATGGAGATCGTTTTGTCTGTTATGAAAACAGCCGGATATAATGAAATTGTGAGTGAGCCTGAAAGTGCCGAGATTATTTTCATCAATACTTGTGCTATTAGGGACAATGCAGAGCAAAAAGTATGGCAACGGCttaattatttttggttcttAAAGAGACACTGGAAGAGTAATGTTGCCACTGGAAGGTCAAACTCATTCCGTCCTCCAAAAGTAGTTGTACTCGGCTGCATGGCCGAGAGGTTAAAAGATAAGATATTAGATTCGGATAAAATGGTTGATGTTGTTTGTGGGCCTGATGCTTATCGAGATTTACCACGTTTACTAGAAGAAGTAGACAATGGGCAAAAAGGGATCAATACTCTTCTTTCTCTTGAAGAAACTTATGCTGACATTAGCCCTGTTCGGATCTCCAAAACTTCTATTTCTGCTTTTGTGTCAGTGATGCGGGGTTGTAATAATATGTGCTCTTTTTGCATAGTTCCATTCACTAGAGGCAGGGAGAGGTCCCGGCCTGTTGAATCCATAGTCAAAGAGGTTGCAGAACTTCAAAAGGAAGGAGTCAAAGAGGTCACACTTCTTGGTCAAAATGTCAATAGCTACAATGATGCATGTGATGAGGAAGTTGAACCAAATGTTGATTGGAAATTAAGTGATGGATTTTCAAGCAAATGCAAAGTTAAGAAGGTGGGGTTACGTTTTGCTGATCTCTTGGATAGAGTTTCACTTGAGTTTCCAGAAATACGGTTTAGGTACACCTCTCCACACCCTAAAGATTTCCCAGATGAACTGTTATATATAATGCGCGATAGACACAATATTTGCAAGAATATTCATTTGCCTGCACAGTCAGGCAATAGTAACATGCTTGAAAGAATGAGACGAGGGTACACACGTGAAGCATACCTGGAACTTGTGCAAAAGATACGGAGAATAGTTCCAGATGTCGGGTTAACCAGTGATTTCATATGTG GCTTTTGTGATGAAACAGAGGAGGAACATCAAGACACTTTGAGTCTAGTTAGGGCTGTTGGTTATGATATGGCATACATGTTCGCATATAGCATGAGGGAGAAAACACATGCTCATAGAAATTATTCTGATAACGTTCCAGAAGATGTAAAGCAGAGACGACTAACAGAACTTATTGAAGCATTCCGTGAAAGTACAGGCCAGTGTTTTGACTCCCAAATTGGCAGTGTTCAGCTTGTGTTAGTTGAAGGACCCAATAAAAGAGCTCCTGAAACCGAGCTTATTGGAAAGAGTGATAGGGGCCATAGGGTAATTTTCTCTAGTTTGCCAGTTCCCAATTGGGTGGATACTGATGGTGATAGAATTCCAAAAGTTGGTGATTACGTAGAAGTTAGAATATTGAAATCTTCAAGAGCATCACTATTTGGAGCTGCACTTGGTATAACCACAATGAGCTCATTTTACAATGTTGCACAACAAGAAGCTGTTGCATCTTTGTAA
- the LOC122579320 gene encoding epoxide hydrolase A-like: protein MESVKKIGDIIHHRIKTNGIYMHVVEKKSEGGGPFVLLLHGFPETWFSWRHQITHLASHGYHVLAPDLRGYGESDSPPSPNSYTMFHVVGDLIGLLDHFDQQQVFVVGHDWGATAAWHLSLFRPDRIKGIVAISVPFFPRNPDVKPSEFFKSFGDGFCISQYQETGRAERAFAKYDHLTVMKKFLLIDNIDLMVAPAGMEIIDYLEAPEVLPSWITEEELKVYADTFQKSGFIGGLNYYRAMDLSWELEAPWQGSKITVPSKLIVGNKDIGFESFIKAYIEGYFHKALVPDIEVVILEEGHHYIQQEKPQKVSDQILSFLQKLAIN from the exons ATGGAATCAGTGAAGAAAATAGGTGATATAATTCACCATAGAATCAAAACCAACggaatatatatgcatgtagTAGAGAAAAAAAGCGAAGGAGGAGGACCATTTGTGCTTCTCCTACATGGCTTCCCAGAAACATGGTTTTCATGGCGCCATCAGATCACTCACTTGGCTAGCCATGGTTACCATGTTCTTGCTCCCGATCTCCGAGGCTATGGCGAATCTGACTCACCACCCTCTCCCAATTCCTACACTATGTTCCACGTAGTTGGTGATCTCATCGGTCTTCTTGATCACTTTGATCAGCAACAG GTGTTTGTGGTGGGACATGATTGGGGTGCAACAGCTGCTTGGCATCTTAGTCTTTTCAGACCAGACAGAATCAAAGGAATAGTTGCTATCTCTGTTCCATTCTTTCCTAGAAACCCAGATGTTAAGCCTAGTGAATTCTTTAAATCATTTGGAGATGGTTTTTGTATTTCTCAATACCAG GAAACAGGAAGAGCAGAGAGGGCTTTTGCAAAGTACGATCACCTTACTGTAATGAAAAAGTTCTTGTTAATCGATAATATCGATTTAATGGTAGCACCTGCCGGCATGGAGATAATTGATTACTTGGAAGCACCTGAAGTGTTACCATCGTGGATTACTGAAGAGGAACTAAAAGTATATGCAGACACATTTCAAAAGTCTGGATTCATAGGCGGGTTAAACTACTATCGTGCTATGGACCT ATCCTGGGAGCTGGAAGCACCATGGCAAGGGTCAAAGATAACAGTTCCATCAAAGTTAATTGTCGGGAACAAAGATATTGGATTCGAAAGTTTTATAAAGGCTTACATTGAGGGATATTTTCACAAAGCATTAGTTCCTGATATTGAAGTGGTCATACTTGAAGAAGGCCACCATTATATCCAACAAGAGAAACCTCAAAAAGTTTCTGATCAGATATTATCTTTCCTACAGAAACTAGCTATTAATTAG
- the LOC122580428 gene encoding epoxide hydrolase A-like isoform X2 has protein sequence MELMMKMGDVNHHRIKTNGIWMHVAEKKGQGPFVLLLHGFPETWFSWRHQIAHLASHGYHVIAPDLRGCGDSDCPLSPSSYTMFQIVGDLIGILDHFNQQEVFVVGHDWGATAAWHLSLFRPERVKGMVAISVPFFPRNPDVKPSDFCKSFGDDFYMCQFQEAGRAERAFAKYDSLTVIKKFLSLNKTDILIAPPGMEIIDYLETPSHLPSWITEEELQVYADKFQESGFTGGLNYYRAVDQSWELEAPWQGSKITVPSKLIVGDKDTGFESFTKVYIDGDIQKALVPDIEVVILDGHHFIHQEKSQEVSDQILSFFQKLA, from the exons ATGGAATTAATGATGAAGATGGGTGATGTAAATCACCATAGAATCAAAACCAATGGAATATGGATGCATGTAGCAGAGAAAAAAGGCCAAGGACCGTTCGTGCTTCTCCTACATGGCTTCCCTGAAACATGGTTTTCATGGCGTCATCAGATCGCTCACTTAGCTAGCCATGGTTACCATGTGATTGCACCTGACCTCCGAGGCTGTGGTGACTCTGACTGCCCACTCTCCCCTTCTTCCTACACTATGTTCCAGATAGTAGGCGATCTCATTGGCATTCTTGATCACTTCAATCAACAGGAG GTGTTTGTGGTGGGACATGATTGGGGGGCAACAGCTGCTTGGCATCTTAGTCTTTTCAGACCAGAAAGAGTCAAAGGAATGGTTGCTATCTCTGTTCCATTCTTTCCTAGAAACCCAGACGTTAAGCCTAGTGATTTCTGCAAATCATTTGGAGATGATTTTTATATGTGCCAGTTCCAG GAAGCAGGAAGAGCAGAGAGAGCTTTTGCAAAATACGATTCGCTGACAGTTATCAAGAAGTTTTTGTCGCTCAATAAGACCGATATACTGATAGCACCTCCCGGAATGGAGATTATTGATTACCTTGAAACACCTTCACATTTACCATCGTGGATTACTGAAGAGGAGCTCCAAGTATATGCAGACAAGTTTCAAGAGTCTGGATTCACTGGGGGACTAAACTATTATCGTGCTGTGGACCA GTCCTGGGAGCTGGAAGCGCCATGGCAAGGGTCAAAGATAACAGTACCATCAAAGCTAATTGTTGGAGATAAAGATACTGGATTTGAAAGTTTTACGAAGGTTTACATTGATGGAGATATTCAGAAAGCATTGGTACCTGATATCGAAGTTGTCATACTTGACGGCCACCATTTTATTCATCAAGAGAAATCTCAAGAAGTTTCTGATCAAATCTTgtctttctttcaaaaactaGCTTAA
- the LOC122579575 gene encoding epoxide hydrolase A-like, with amino-acid sequence MESVKKIGDIIHHRIKTNGIYMHVVEKKGQGGGPCVLLLHGFPETWFSWRHQITHLASHGYHVLAPDLRGYGESDSPPSPNSYTMFHIVGDLIGLLDHFEQQQVFVVGHDWGAAAAWHLSLFRPDRVKGMISISVPFFPRNPDIKPTQFYKSFGDDFYISQFQEVGRAERSFAKYDHLTVMKKILLMDVDLMAAPAGVESIDYLEAPEVLPSWITEEELQVYADIFQKSGFIGGLNYYRAIDLSWEQEAPWQGSKITVASKLIVGNKDIGFESFIKAYIEGDVQKALVPDIEVVILDQGHHFIQQEKPQEVTDQILSFLQKLAID; translated from the exons ATGGAATCGGTGAAGAAAATAGGTGATATAATTCACCATAGAATCAAAACCAATggaatatatatgcatgtagTAGAGAAAAAGGGCCAAGGAGGAGGACCATGTGTGCTTCTCCTACATGGCTTCCCAGAAACATGGTTTTCATGGCGCCATCAGATCACTCACTTGGCTAGCCATGGTTACCATGTTCTGGCTCCTGATCTCCGAGGCTATGGCGAATCTGACTCACCACCCTCTCCAAATTCCTACACTATGTTCCACATAGTAGGTGATCTCATTGGTCTTCTTGATCACTTTGAGCAGCAACAG GTGTTTGTGGTCGGGCATGATTGGGGTGCAGCAGCTGCTTGGCATCTTAGTCTTTTCAGACCAGATAGAGTCAAAGGAATGATTTCTATTTCGGTTCCTTTCTTTCCTAGGAACCCAGATATCAAGCCCACTCAATTCTATAAATCATTTGGAGATGATTTTTATATTTCCCAATTCCAG GAAGTAGGAAGAGCAGAGAGGTCTTTTGCAAAGTACGATCACCTTACCGTAATGAAGAAGATCTTGTTAATGGATGTCGATTTAATGGCAGCACCTGCCGGCGTGGAGAGTATTGATTACTTGGAAGCACCTGAAGTGTTACCATCATGGATTACTGAAGAGGAACTTCAAGTATATGCAGACATATTTCAAAAGTCTGGATTCATTGGCGGGTTAAACTATTATCGTGCTATAGACCT ATCCTGGGAGCAGGAAGCACCATGGCAAGGGTCAAAGATAACCGTTGCATCAAAGCTAATTGTTGGAAACAAAGATATTGGATTCGAAAGTTTTATAAAGGCTTACATTGAGGGAGACGTTCAGAAAGCATTAGTTCCTGATATTGAAGTGGTCATACTCGACCAAGGCCACCATTTTATCCAGCAAGAGAAACCACAAGAAGTTACTGATCAGATCTTATCTTTCCTACAGAAACTAGCCATTGATTAG